A genomic window from Daphnia magna isolate NIES linkage group LG9, ASM2063170v1.1, whole genome shotgun sequence includes:
- the LOC116930553 gene encoding uncharacterized protein LOC116930553, whose amino-acid sequence MSVDVRPSTSKDDRRRPTPTIDLTESQPALAEKKKYVVFVPPEYVEKVSSTDKSTIYKCLMGCLNKTVTVNHTTLHNVRRHVEVDLHLNALLLSTTVQHKTQSLLKKRRDSGKDVFGAQTVIDKHLVNTKEPSTSKPIVTQADLDDKIMDFIVSDMNALRIVEKEGFLGLMGGLVGKLKIKVMITDSGSNFLKAFKVFGGNELTEDQDDLQNYDDEDCENDDDVVYIDLDQIFQEHAQEQILVENEDADSETENECRE is encoded by the exons ATGAGTGTGGACGTGAGGCCTTCAACGTCAAAAGATGATAGGCGTAGGCCTACGCCTACCATTGATTT AACTGAGAGTCAACCTGCACTggcagaaaagaagaaatatgtAGTATTTGTCCCACCAGAGTACGTTGAAAAAGTTAGCAGTACAGATAAATCTACGATTTACAAGTGCTTGATGGGTTGTTTAAACAAAACCGTTACAGTGAACCACACAACTCTTCATAATGTTCGCAGACATGTTGAGGTAGATTTACATTTAAATGCTCTTTTACTTTCTACAACTGTAC aacACAAAACTCAGAGTTTGTTAAAAAAACGTCGCGATTCAGGGAAAGATGTGTTTGGTGCTCAGACAGTAATTGACAAACATTTGGTTAACACAAAAGAGCCATCGACCTCTAAGCCCATTGTTACTCAAGCCGACTTGGACGACAAAATTATG GATTTTATTGTAAGCGACATGAATGCTTTAAGGATAGTTGAGAAAGAAGGTTTTCTCGGGCTCATGGGAGGCCTTGTTGGAaagttgaaaataaaa GTAATGATAACTGACAGTGGCTCTAACTTCCTCAAAGCTTTTAAAGTATTCGGAGGGAATGAACTGACTGAGGATCAAGACGATTTGCAAAATTATGACGACGAAGATTGTGAGAATGACGATGACGTTGTCTACATAGACTTAGATCAAATCTTTCAAGAACATGCACAAGAACAAATATTAGTGGAAAATGAAGATGCAGATTCTGAAACGGAAAATGAATGCCGAGAATGA